A genomic window from Rhizobium sp. 007 includes:
- a CDS encoding DUF3618 domain-containing protein, which produces MTNQSSEKSSIDIQREIDADRRRIEDRIGAIQERMSPGQLVDEVLAYAKGSGGGEYVSNLGTALKVNPLPVALIGVSLAWLMAKQGGTLSPTRTAVDTPLENYPLYAAHGGVRRVGPPEDVGGARYSHFIDDAGERFKALTDEVGNRAGNFVDSSGRAYRGFADATGKQISNITDEAGAVLEATTGWASESWKQVKDAAGNVAQQASDAAGSVSQSASSASSILAEKTTRLNTAILAHFRDQPLVGGALAFAVGAAIGAALPRTDKEDEVLGDAADSIKADVASKATEIVDEGKDLASDVYDKAASVAVDVHDTAKARITEEAERLKTK; this is translated from the coding sequence ATGACGAATCAATCATCGGAGAAATCGTCGATCGATATTCAGCGCGAAATCGATGCCGACCGTCGAAGGATCGAAGACCGCATCGGCGCTATTCAGGAGAGAATGTCCCCAGGTCAGCTCGTCGATGAGGTCCTCGCGTATGCCAAAGGAAGCGGTGGTGGGGAGTATGTCAGCAACCTCGGAACAGCCCTCAAGGTCAACCCACTCCCCGTCGCTTTGATCGGCGTGAGCCTAGCATGGTTGATGGCTAAACAAGGCGGGACGCTGTCACCTACCCGCACGGCCGTTGACACGCCGCTTGAAAATTATCCGCTTTATGCTGCCCACGGAGGCGTTCGACGCGTCGGGCCGCCAGAGGATGTTGGCGGCGCCAGATATAGCCACTTCATCGACGATGCCGGAGAGCGGTTCAAGGCTTTGACTGATGAGGTCGGAAATCGCGCTGGCAACTTCGTCGACTCGAGCGGAAGAGCATACCGAGGATTTGCCGACGCGACGGGTAAACAGATCTCCAATATCACAGATGAAGCAGGCGCTGTGCTGGAGGCCACGACAGGCTGGGCTTCGGAAAGCTGGAAACAAGTTAAGGATGCCGCGGGGAACGTGGCTCAGCAGGCGAGCGATGCCGCAGGTTCGGTATCGCAGTCCGCGTCCTCGGCGAGTTCAATACTTGCAGAAAAAACGACACGACTTAATACAGCGATCCTTGCGCATTTTCGCGATCAGCCGCTGGTTGGGGGCGCGCTGGCCTTCGCCGTGGGAGCCGCTATCGGTGCTGCCCTTCCTCGCACCGACAAGGAAGATGAAGTCCTTGGGGATGCAGCCGATAGCATTAAAGCGGACGTCGCATCGAAAGCCACCGAGATTGTTGATGAGGGCAAGGATCTCGCATCGGATGTCTACGACAAGGCTGCTTCCGTCGCTGTCGACGTGCACGATACCGCGAAGGCACGGATCACAGAAGAGGCTGAACGTCTTAAGACGAAATAG
- a CDS encoding CsbD family protein, whose product MGSTSDKASGKANELAGKARQAAGKAVDNREMQAKGAAQEGKGKAQVAKGKIKEAVKGVVDRT is encoded by the coding sequence GTGGGAAGCACATCTGACAAGGCATCGGGCAAGGCCAACGAACTGGCGGGCAAGGCACGCCAGGCTGCTGGCAAAGCCGTGGACAACAGGGAAATGCAGGCTAAGGGCGCGGCGCAGGAAGGCAAGGGCAAGGCCCAGGTCGCCAAGGGCAAAATCAAGGAGGCAGTCAAGGGCGTCGTTGATCGCACCTGA
- a CDS encoding phage holin family protein — protein sequence MAKESDNAPLSELVGGLVSDVSGLLRKEIDLAKTEASEKVSKALSGVEVLVIGMVLAIGAVGVLLSALVSGLAAFLVTQGFTQTSSQALSALIVGFLIAGIAWVLVSKGLATLRGANLKLDRTAASLRRDVGVVKEKI from the coding sequence ATGGCTAAAGAAAGCGATAACGCGCCATTATCGGAACTCGTTGGCGGCCTTGTCAGCGATGTCTCTGGCCTCCTTCGCAAGGAAATAGACCTGGCTAAGACGGAAGCCTCTGAAAAAGTCTCTAAAGCGCTCAGCGGCGTCGAGGTCCTGGTGATTGGCATGGTGCTGGCAATCGGCGCTGTCGGTGTCCTGCTAAGCGCCTTGGTAAGCGGCTTAGCTGCGTTCTTAGTAACGCAAGGCTTCACGCAAACATCCTCCCAGGCTCTATCCGCGCTGATTGTCGGCTTTTTAATTGCCGGTATCGCGTGGGTGCTGGTGTCTAAAGGTCTTGCTACATTGCGCGGTGCCAATCTGAAACTGGATCGAACGGCTGCATCCCTCCGCCGAGATGTCGGAGTCGTTAAGGAGAAAATATGA
- a CDS encoding mechanosensitive ion channel domain-containing protein, with amino-acid sequence MDFLEAVNAAGSWLQAFLLNEWTLYQSALIVAGYLLSGLLAKRIEPALESRARTIKGNPDLLRVIIAFMRRTRWLFLIVLLAIADVVLLRIAWPSHRWLVATALTLVVAWFVISVLTRIIRNQMLARVVAAAGWFYFALYALGLDRALLAALDGIAVNLGAVRLSMLLVLKAIVLSVALIWLAVLIGNMSSNWIQKSADLTPSLKVLISKLIKIGLIVFAGTIALSATGIDLTALTVFSGAVGVGIGFGLQKVVSNFISGIIILLDKSIKPGDTITLGETFGSIRDLRSRFVSVITRDGKEYLIPNEDFISQQVVNWSFSSDYVRIEVDFGTSYDSDPHEVARIAIEAAKTIPRVAGTYAQPVCWMTAFGASSVDFKLRFWISDPSNGLTNVRGEVLMALWDAFKAAGISIPFPHREIIMKTPVELARASLRQRPDDERASGSPKSGN; translated from the coding sequence ATGGATTTCCTAGAGGCGGTCAACGCTGCCGGATCCTGGCTGCAGGCTTTCCTTCTCAATGAGTGGACGCTCTATCAGTCCGCCCTGATTGTCGCTGGTTACCTGCTTTCCGGCTTGCTGGCAAAACGGATCGAGCCGGCTCTGGAATCGCGCGCCCGCACCATCAAGGGAAATCCGGATCTGCTTCGCGTCATCATCGCATTCATGCGGCGAACACGCTGGCTCTTTCTGATTGTGCTGCTGGCGATTGCGGATGTGGTGCTGTTGCGAATTGCGTGGCCATCGCACCGGTGGCTGGTAGCAACAGCCCTCACTCTCGTGGTGGCGTGGTTCGTCATCTCGGTACTCACGCGCATCATCCGAAACCAGATGCTGGCGCGTGTCGTTGCCGCCGCCGGCTGGTTCTACTTTGCACTTTACGCGCTTGGGCTGGATCGCGCGCTTCTGGCAGCACTCGATGGTATTGCCGTCAATCTCGGCGCCGTTCGCCTTTCTATGCTGCTCGTCTTGAAGGCCATCGTCCTTTCCGTCGCGCTGATCTGGCTTGCGGTTCTGATCGGCAACATGTCGTCGAACTGGATCCAGAAGTCCGCGGATCTCACGCCCTCCTTGAAGGTTCTCATCAGCAAACTGATCAAGATTGGGCTCATTGTCTTTGCGGGCACGATCGCCTTGTCTGCGACAGGCATCGACCTGACGGCGCTCACGGTTTTTTCAGGTGCTGTCGGCGTCGGCATTGGTTTCGGCCTGCAGAAGGTCGTCTCCAACTTCATATCCGGAATCATCATCCTGCTCGATAAATCCATCAAACCGGGCGACACGATTACGCTGGGGGAAACCTTCGGCTCTATCCGCGACCTGCGCTCCCGCTTCGTCTCCGTCATCACCAGAGATGGCAAGGAGTACCTCATTCCAAACGAAGACTTCATTTCCCAGCAAGTCGTCAACTGGTCGTTTTCCAGCGATTATGTCCGCATCGAGGTGGATTTCGGAACCTCGTATGACAGCGATCCGCACGAGGTTGCCCGCATCGCGATCGAGGCGGCCAAGACCATTCCGCGGGTTGCCGGCACCTACGCCCAGCCGGTCTGCTGGATGACGGCCTTCGGGGCATCATCGGTCGATTTCAAGCTGAGATTCTGGATCTCCGACCCGAGCAACGGCCTTACCAACGTGCGCGGTGAAGTACTCATGGCATTATGGGATGCATTCAAGGCAGCCGGCATTTCGATCCCGTTCCCGCATCGCGAAATCATCATGAAGACACCTGTCGAGCTTGCCCGCGCATCTCTTCGGCAACGGCCAGATGATGAGCGCGCTTCCGGCAGCCCCAAATCCGGGAACTGA
- a CDS encoding SDR family oxidoreductase — protein sequence MSELVGKRALVTGASRGIGAAIALALADKGAEVAITYERSADRAAEVVRAIEGKGRRGFAIQADSADPAAVKRSVEEAAQALGGLDILVNNAAIALYDAIANVSVAHIDALLNVNVRSPVLASQAAIPYLQAGGRIITIGSAGAERIVGESGTVYYMTKSALHSFTRGLARELGARDVTVNLVQPGSTNTDMNPANGDFADFQRALMPLGRYGEPQDVAAAVAFLASPAARQITGTILTVDGGLNT from the coding sequence ATGAGTGAATTGGTTGGAAAGCGAGCTCTTGTGACGGGCGCATCGCGTGGTATCGGCGCCGCTATTGCGCTAGCACTTGCGGACAAGGGCGCGGAGGTGGCGATCACCTACGAGCGTTCGGCTGATCGCGCAGCAGAGGTTGTTCGAGCTATTGAGGGGAAGGGCAGGCGCGGATTTGCTATCCAGGCCGACAGTGCCGATCCGGCGGCCGTGAAGCGCTCGGTGGAGGAGGCCGCCCAGGCGCTTGGCGGTCTCGACATTCTTGTCAACAATGCGGCAATCGCGCTTTACGATGCGATCGCCAACGTCAGCGTCGCTCACATCGATGCGCTGCTGAACGTCAACGTGCGATCACCCGTGCTCGCTTCGCAGGCCGCCATTCCATATCTTCAAGCGGGAGGTCGCATCATTACTATCGGCTCGGCCGGCGCCGAACGCATCGTTGGCGAGAGCGGTACGGTGTATTACATGACAAAATCCGCGCTCCACTCGTTTACGCGCGGCCTCGCTCGCGAACTGGGAGCGCGTGATGTCACCGTAAACCTGGTCCAGCCGGGATCGACTAATACAGACATGAACCCGGCCAACGGTGATTTTGCCGACTTCCAGCGCGCACTGATGCCTCTTGGCCGGTATGGCGAGCCGCAAGATGTGGCGGCGGCTGTGGCCTTCCTCGCGAGCCCTGCTGCAAGGCAAATTACAGGAACAATCCTCACAGTGGATGGCGGCTTGAATACCTGA
- a CDS encoding nutrient deprivation-induced protein translates to MPSQDERSPVDDGVPTEIQPVEVRDLKTRVSDDLGEVSKAAKDAAQTATQKIQDTVAEQTDFAAHQVGGIATALQKVGAELESSDQAQVGRYAKQIGESVAVLAKKMEGRDLREIASMAEDFGRKQPLAFLGVAALAGLAASRFLTASAIRKSSPSAPEKMQASTDFQLSSTAGTSGGPHNG, encoded by the coding sequence ATGCCGTCGCAAGATGAACGGTCTCCGGTGGACGATGGCGTCCCAACCGAAATTCAGCCAGTCGAAGTTCGTGATCTCAAAACTAGGGTCAGCGATGACCTTGGGGAAGTCAGCAAGGCGGCCAAGGATGCCGCCCAGACCGCCACGCAGAAGATTCAGGATACTGTGGCGGAACAGACCGACTTCGCTGCTCACCAGGTCGGTGGCATCGCAACCGCTCTGCAGAAGGTGGGCGCGGAACTCGAAAGCAGCGATCAGGCACAGGTGGGCCGGTATGCAAAGCAGATCGGCGAGAGCGTCGCGGTCCTCGCGAAAAAAATGGAAGGCCGGGATCTCCGAGAGATTGCCAGCATGGCTGAGGATTTCGGCCGCAAACAGCCTTTGGCTTTTCTGGGGGTAGCGGCACTTGCCGGCTTGGCAGCGAGCCGTTTTCTGACTGCTTCTGCAATCCGAAAGTCGTCTCCGAGCGCACCAGAGAAGATGCAGGCGTCTACCGACTTCCAGCTTTCGTCAACCGCAGGAACATCCGGAGGTCCGCACAATGGCTAA
- a CDS encoding sigma-70 family RNA polymerase sigma factor: MQCPSLEDEIVALRPVMQAFAHRFTRSDADAEDLAQETVLRALGHLDHFTPGTSLKSWMFTILRNQYCSQYKRSKRYRLASDISEGSFENSVPSDQDWPLRLKDVSEAIDRLPKHMRQALMLVVSGRSYADAAKDCGCEIGTIKSRVGRARMALMVALDEASFSEAATR; encoded by the coding sequence ATGCAATGCCCTTCCCTTGAAGATGAAATCGTTGCCTTACGTCCTGTAATGCAGGCCTTCGCTCATCGATTTACCAGATCGGATGCCGACGCCGAGGATCTGGCACAGGAAACGGTCTTGAGGGCCCTGGGGCATCTGGATCATTTCACGCCCGGAACCAGCCTCAAAAGCTGGATGTTCACCATCCTCCGGAACCAGTATTGTAGTCAGTACAAGCGGTCGAAGCGTTACCGTTTGGCCTCCGACATTTCCGAAGGCTCCTTCGAAAACTCCGTGCCATCGGATCAGGATTGGCCATTGCGGCTGAAAGATGTTTCCGAGGCGATCGACCGTCTTCCCAAACACATGCGACAGGCGCTGATGCTCGTCGTGTCCGGGCGCTCGTACGCCGATGCCGCAAAGGATTGCGGGTGCGAAATCGGTACCATCAAGAGCCGGGTCGGCCGCGCACGGATGGCGCTGATGGTGGCCTTGGACGAGGCCTCTTTCAGCGAAGCTGCTACCCGGTAA
- a CDS encoding DUF2200 domain-containing protein: MTKHRIYSVSIASVYPHYVAKAEKKGRAKADVDEIICWLTGHTQETLDNQLANDTSFEDFFAQAPQMNPSRSLITGAICGVRVEDIQEPTMQEIRYLDKLIDELANGKAMEKILRK; the protein is encoded by the coding sequence ATGACGAAGCATCGAATCTATTCAGTCAGTATCGCGAGCGTCTATCCGCACTATGTCGCCAAAGCGGAGAAGAAGGGGCGCGCGAAAGCTGACGTCGATGAGATCATCTGTTGGCTGACGGGACATACCCAAGAGACGCTAGATAATCAGTTGGCGAATGACACAAGTTTTGAGGACTTCTTTGCGCAAGCGCCTCAAATGAATCCCTCGCGATCGCTAATTACCGGTGCGATCTGTGGCGTTCGCGTGGAAGACATCCAAGAACCTACGATGCAGGAAATCCGCTACTTGGACAAACTGATCGACGAACTCGCCAACGGGAAAGCGATGGAGAAGATCCTGCGAAAATAG
- a CDS encoding AI-2E family transporter, which translates to MSLGPIGISTPSSHDHSKEAELKNGLGGSRRTYSIPPASPSRMPAFASVLAVIAILYFAKEVLLPLAIAVLLTFALAPISSRLRKLGLPRILAVITTVMLAFLVLILFGLVVAGQVTEVVQNLPAYQTNIVGKIRALQESGSDTGIVRRLTSVVESVGRELNSVEQKPTAPVGERSSREPLLVEIFAPSRPIATLTNLIGPLVGPIASLGLIIVVVIFMLLEREELRDRFIRLVGYGDLHRTTEALQEAGSRVAQYLLMQLVVNCAYGIPLALGLWAVGIPNAVLWGMLAIVLRFVPYIGPVIAAVLPLFLAFAVDPGWSLVLWVAAIFLALELTSNNIVEPWLYGSRTGLSPLAIIVAAIFWAWLWGPVGLILSTPLTVCLAVLGRYVPQFEFLEVLFGSEPVLDPKERLYQRLLAGDPDEATDLAEEILEEDYLEEYYGKVAIPALLLAEQDRRRGVLTAEQMEQVFGTAITLVSNLEEIAREEEEEEEQEDKTADETPLTATKDEGEGDEELPDGTGKTVFCIGGRGPLDDASAVMLAQVLQVQGAEVVAARHSDIASRRSRDLVPNGANAIVVCFLNFDSVRHAGILVRRFKRMYPTTRVGAVLWSENDEDTQLHQLPEADFIASTLTTAAREMLSDAPPPSPVSPRRLRIRRPKTGTGTALKAPSGPPDRPHGPE; encoded by the coding sequence ATGAGTCTTGGACCAATTGGCATATCGACGCCTTCAAGTCACGACCATAGCAAGGAGGCGGAATTGAAAAACGGCCTCGGGGGTTCTCGTCGTACATATTCAATTCCGCCCGCATCACCCTCACGCATGCCTGCCTTTGCGAGTGTGCTCGCAGTCATTGCCATTCTCTACTTTGCAAAGGAAGTCCTCCTTCCTCTGGCAATCGCTGTTCTGCTGACGTTCGCACTGGCACCAATCTCCTCACGTCTTCGTAAGCTGGGGCTTCCTCGCATTCTGGCGGTAATAACTACCGTCATGCTCGCCTTTCTTGTTCTCATCCTGTTCGGCCTTGTGGTGGCCGGACAGGTTACTGAAGTCGTGCAAAACCTCCCTGCCTATCAGACCAACATTGTGGGAAAGATCCGGGCGCTCCAGGAAAGCGGAAGCGATACGGGTATCGTTCGGCGGCTGACTTCAGTCGTCGAAAGTGTCGGACGGGAACTCAACAGCGTGGAGCAGAAACCGACTGCTCCCGTGGGCGAGCGATCATCTAGGGAGCCTCTGCTCGTAGAGATATTCGCGCCAAGCCGCCCCATTGCAACGCTGACAAATTTGATCGGCCCCTTGGTCGGTCCGATCGCGTCATTGGGACTAATCATAGTCGTCGTCATATTCATGCTCCTGGAGCGGGAGGAGCTTCGCGACCGCTTTATCCGGCTCGTCGGCTACGGAGACCTCCATCGCACCACCGAAGCCCTGCAGGAGGCGGGAAGCCGCGTTGCGCAGTATCTCCTCATGCAGTTGGTCGTGAACTGCGCTTACGGCATCCCCTTGGCGCTGGGGCTTTGGGCGGTGGGAATTCCCAATGCAGTGCTCTGGGGGATGCTTGCCATCGTTCTGCGGTTCGTCCCATATATCGGGCCGGTAATAGCTGCCGTACTGCCGCTCTTCCTGGCGTTCGCAGTCGATCCGGGCTGGAGCCTTGTTCTTTGGGTCGCCGCGATCTTTCTCGCGCTGGAGCTGACGAGCAACAACATCGTCGAACCATGGCTGTATGGTTCCCGAACAGGCCTCTCTCCCCTTGCCATCATCGTTGCAGCTATTTTCTGGGCATGGTTATGGGGACCGGTCGGCCTTATCCTGTCGACGCCGCTGACCGTGTGCCTGGCAGTTCTAGGGCGTTATGTCCCGCAGTTTGAATTCTTGGAAGTCCTGTTTGGCAGCGAACCGGTGCTTGATCCCAAGGAACGCCTTTATCAAAGACTCTTAGCTGGGGATCCCGACGAGGCCACCGATCTCGCTGAGGAGATCCTCGAGGAAGATTATCTGGAGGAATACTATGGCAAGGTTGCTATTCCAGCCCTTCTGCTCGCCGAGCAGGACCGCCGTAGAGGCGTCCTGACAGCGGAGCAGATGGAACAAGTGTTCGGTACCGCCATCACGCTGGTCTCGAATCTGGAAGAGATCGCTCGGGAGGAGGAGGAAGAAGAAGAGCAGGAGGACAAAACCGCAGACGAGACACCCTTGACGGCCACGAAGGATGAGGGAGAGGGCGACGAGGAACTGCCGGACGGGACCGGGAAAACGGTCTTCTGCATTGGTGGCAGGGGGCCTCTTGACGATGCATCAGCGGTGATGCTGGCCCAGGTTCTCCAAGTGCAAGGAGCGGAAGTGGTGGCAGCAAGGCACTCCGACATCGCCAGCCGCCGCAGCCGCGATCTCGTTCCGAATGGAGCAAATGCCATCGTCGTCTGCTTCCTGAACTTTGACTCTGTCAGGCATGCCGGCATACTTGTACGCCGCTTCAAGCGCATGTATCCCACCACGCGCGTAGGCGCAGTGCTGTGGTCTGAAAACGATGAGGACACGCAACTGCACCAGCTTCCGGAGGCTGATTTCATTGCTTCCACCTTGACCACCGCCGCGCGTGAGATGCTCTCCGATGCGCCGCCGCCGTCTCCGGTAAGCCCTCGGAGGCTCCGAATCAGGCGACCCAAAACCGGGACTGGCACAGCCCTAAAAGCGCCCTCTGGTCCTCCCGATCGGCCCCATGGGCCCGAATAG
- a CDS encoding TetR/AcrR family transcriptional regulator, whose amino-acid sequence MQKSDRKPQACESIPSRARGRPRAFDRQAALAKATRLFWLKGFEATSMTDLTEAMGIGSPSLYAAFGSKEALYAEAVRYYRESYEALVWAKFHSARTAREAIASFLLDSAAALTGCVADIPHGCMVALSSVGSEGHLELGELVRSARAVTLERLKARLDRAVADGEIPVATDVHALSRFVQTVQFGMSILARDGASRAELEAVAEVSILGWDARIRSDTDSA is encoded by the coding sequence ATGCAGAAATCGGACCGAAAGCCTCAAGCCTGCGAATCTATTCCGTCCCGCGCTCGCGGGCGCCCTCGCGCATTTGATCGACAAGCCGCCTTGGCGAAGGCGACCCGTCTCTTCTGGCTCAAGGGCTTTGAAGCCACGTCAATGACTGATCTCACCGAGGCGATGGGGATCGGATCACCCAGCCTGTACGCAGCATTCGGATCAAAGGAAGCGCTTTACGCGGAAGCGGTGCGTTATTATCGCGAGAGCTACGAGGCGCTCGTCTGGGCTAAATTCCATTCAGCGCGGACGGCGCGCGAAGCGATCGCTTCATTTCTGCTGGACTCAGCTGCGGCCCTGACCGGCTGTGTTGCAGACATTCCCCATGGCTGCATGGTGGCCCTCTCATCGGTCGGCAGCGAAGGCCACTTGGAATTGGGTGAACTCGTACGATCAGCACGTGCCGTCACGCTCGAACGCCTGAAGGCGCGCTTGGATCGGGCCGTGGCGGATGGTGAAATTCCAGTCGCAACGGACGTCCATGCGCTTTCGCGTTTCGTGCAGACTGTCCAGTTTGGCATGTCAATCCTGGCTCGCGACGGGGCCAGCCGTGCCGAGCTTGAGGCCGTGGCTGAGGTCTCGATACTGGGATGGGATGCCCGCATCAGGAGCGACACCGATTCCGCGTAA